In Quercus lobata isolate SW786 chromosome 12, ValleyOak3.0 Primary Assembly, whole genome shotgun sequence, a genomic segment contains:
- the LOC115971735 gene encoding uncharacterized protein LOC115971735, with the protein MASGWVKSLHCKSKAFEDVYHRNPKNLLPSSSCRKSSQSIKDVVDATKHKPRKSKSTSPKPEPGTKCPRPVKSEPVSVPTNRSTRAPDPFFPALSELPEGHPSRNVVDIIFHTSWSPKAFTGRIEMIFKVQNGSRTVTRFEEYREMVKCRAGSGGPTDGSTWEENARCVADGNEVMRFHCMGPTSGNGTYDARGGGAWAFPGAKGSAICTFSGSGVAHESAGGGRGRRAMLVCRVIAGRVSKQLRVDSLLDGRVGFESVGGDNGELLVFDSRAVLPCFLIIYKL; encoded by the coding sequence ATGGCGAGCGGGTGGGTCAAGTCGTTGCACTGCAAATCGAAAGCTTTCGAGGACGTGTATCACCGGAACCCGAAAAATCTCTTACCCAGTTCGAGTTGCAGAAAGAGCTCTCAGAGCATCAAGGACGTGGTTGACGCCACAAAGCATAAGCCGAGGAAGTCCAAGTCCACGTCACCCAAGCCAGAACCCGGTACTAAATGTCCACGACCGGTCAAATCCGAACCGGTTTCAGTCCCTACAAACCGTTCTACCCGTGCTCCTGACCCGTTCTTTCCTGCACTGTCGGAGCTACCCGAGGGTCACCCTTCACGCAATGTGGTGGATATTATCTTCCACACGAGCTGGAGTCCGAAAGCGTTCACGGGTCGGATCGAGATGATATTCAAGGTCCAAAACGGGTCGAGAACGGTGACCCGGTTCGAAGAGTATCGCGAGATGGTCAAGTGTCGTGCCGGGTCGGGTGGTCCGACTGATGGGTCCACATGGGAGGAGAACGCGCGGTGCGTCGCGGATGGGAACGAGGTTATGAGGTTTCATTGCATGGGGCCCACGTCGGGAAACGGCACGTACGACGCGCGTGGAGGTGGCGCGTGGGCTTTTCCGGGGGCCAAAGGCTCGGCCATTTGCACGTTTTCCGGGAGCGGTGTGGCCCACGAGAGTGCCGGAGGTGGTCGTGGCAGAAGGGCCATGTTGGTCTGCCGGGTCATAGCGGGTAGGGTCTCAAAGCAACTCCGGGTCGACTCGTTGTTGGATGGTCGGGTCGGATTCGAGTCGGTGGGTGGGGACAATGGGGAGCTGCTTGTCTTTGATTCTCGTGCGGTGTTGCCTTGCTTTCTTATCATCTATAAGCTGTAA